The DNA segment ACCTCGCGAAAGCGGAGTACGCCCTTCCCGAACTCAACCGTGCGAACCTGCCGGGTGCGGACCTGATCGCGAGCGGGGGCTGTAACGCCACCGCGACGATCCTCGGGCTCTATCCGCTGTTCGAGCACGGGATTTTCGGCGGGGAAACCGGCGCTACCGACGGAGGCGTCGCGGACGAGGTCGGGGGCGACGAGCGGATCGTCGTCGACGTCAAGGTCGGATCCTCCGAGGGCGGCGCCGGCGGCGGCGCGGCTTCGAGCCACGCCGAGCGCTCGGGCGTCGTCCGCCCCTACGCGCCGACGGGCCACCGCCACGAGGCCGAGATCGAGCAGTTCCTCGGCACCCCGGTCGCCTTTACCTGCCACGCGGTGGACATGGTGCGCGGCGCGAGCGCGACGAGTCACGTGTTTCCCGACGGCCCAGTCTCGAAGGGCGACCTGTGGTCGGCCTACCGCGAGTCCTACGAAGACGAACCGTTCGTCCGCCTCGCCGCGGGTGGCTCGGGCGTCTATCGCTATCCTGAGCCGAAGGCCGTCGCGGGGACGAACGTCGCGGAGGTCGGCTTCGAACTCGACCCGTCGAACGAACGCGTCGTCGTCTTTTCGGCGATCGACAACGTGATGAAAGGTTCGGCCGGGCAAGCCGTCCACGCGGCCAACATTGCCCTCGGATTCGCGGAGACGGCCGGGCTCGACTTCGCGGGACTCCACCCGGTGGGATCGCCATGACCGCCGACGAGACGCCGACGACCGCCGACGAGGCGACGCCGGTCGTGATCAAGATCGGCGGTGCCAGCGCGGTTGATCCCGCGGGCGCGCTCGCCGACGTCGCGCACCTGTCGGCCAACGGTCGCCCGGTCGCGGTCGTCCACGGCGGTTCGACCGCCGTCGACGAGACGCTCGAGGCGCTCGGCGAGGAGCCGACCTACGTCGAGACGCCCGGCGGCGTCGTCGGCCGGTTCACCGACGAGACGGCGATGGAGGCGTTCACGATGGCGATGGCCGGGACGGTCAACACGGACCTCGTCGAGTCGCTGCAGAACGAGGGCGTCGACGCGGTCGGCCTCTCCGGTCTGGACGGCAAACTCCTCGCCGGAAAGCGCAAATCCGCCGTCAGGGTACTCGAGGACGGCAAGAAGAAGATCAAACGCGGCGACCACTCCGGGACGATCGAGTCGGTCAACGCCGACCTGCTGAAGACGCTCCTGGCCGGGGGATACGTCCCCGTCGTCGGCGGCCCGATCCTCGGCGCCGAGTCCGACGGGGACTACACCGCCGTCAACGCCGACGCCGATCGCGCGGCCGCGGCCGTCGCCGGCGCGCTCGGAGCCGACCTCGTCGTGCTGACCGACGTCGCCGGCGTCTACGCGGACCCCGAGGACGCGTCGACGCTGATCGAATCGGCGACGACCGAAGCCGCGTTCGAGGCGATCGAGGACGCCGCGGCGGGGTTCATGACGAAGAAGGTGATGGCGGCCAAGGAGGCCCTGGAAAGCGGCGCGTCGTCGATCGTCGTGGCCGATGCGAACGCGAACGACCCCGTCCTCACCGCCCTCGACGGGGCGGGGACGACGATCACGCCCGGAGCGATCGGAAACACGACTGCCACCGACGGTCTCGAGGCCAGCGTCACGGACGACGCCGAGGGCCTCGAGACCGTCGTCACGGACGACGCGGACGACGAACGCGGGGTGAGCGAGTCGTGAGCGGATTCGTCTACTCCCAGAAGCCGATCACGATAGACTCGGGCGACGGTGTCACGCTGACGAGCGACGACGGCACCGAGTACCTCGATTTCGGCGCGAGCTACGCCTGCACGCCCGTCGGTCACTGCCACCCGAACGTGGTCGGCGCGATACAGGAACAGGCGAGTGAGTTGCTCTTCGTCCAGGGGTCGTACCCGGTCGAGACGCGCTCGACGCTCACGGCCCAACTCGCCGCGCTCGCCCCGGGCGATATCGAGAACGTCTGGCTCTGTAACTCGGGGACCGAGGCCAACGAGGCGGCGCTGAAGTTCGCCCGTAGCGCGACCGACGGGACGAAGATCGTCGCCGCGCGCGACGCGTTCCACGGCCGCACCGCCGCCAGTCTCTCGGCGACCTGGAAACCGAAGTACAAAGCGCCGTACGAGCCGCTACTCGAGGATCACGTCGAGTTCGTCCCCTACGGAGACGCGACGGCGCTCGAAGCCGCGGTCGACGACGAGACGGCCGCGGTCATCCTCGAACCCGTCCAGGGTGAGGGCGGCGTCAACCCAGCGCCGGCGGGCTACCTGCGCGCGGCCCGCGAGGTCACCGCCGAGACCGGGTCGGCGCTGATCTTCGACGAGATCCAGACCGGCCTCGGCCGCACCGGGTCGTTCTGGGCCTGCGAGAACGACACGCTCGTCGATTCACCGGTCGTCCCCGACATTCTGACGTCCGCGAAGGGCATCGCGAGCGGGCTCCCGATCGGCGCGACGCTCTGTGCGGATTGGGTCGCCGAAGGCGCCGCCTCGCACGGGTCGACCTTCTCCGGGAATCCACTGGTCGCCGCGGCGGCGACCGCGACGCTCGACGTCATCGTCGACGAGGACCTCGCGGCCAACGCGGCGGCCGTCGGCGAGACGCTCGTCGACGAACTCGAGACGGCCGACCTGCCGATCGACGAAGTCCGCGGCCTGGGCCTCATGTGTGGCCTCGAGGTGGGTCGCGGGGCGAACCGCGTCCTGCGCGACCTCGCGCTGGAGCACGAAATCCTCGCGCTGCCCGCCGGGCGCACGGTCGTCCGCCTGCTGCCGCCGCTGACGATCGACGAATCGCAGGCACACGCCGTCGTCGACGCGCTCGAAGACGAACTCGCGGGGACGGCTGACTGATGACGACGATGATCGGAGGGACCGACGAATGACCACGCCACCCAACACGCTCGATCCCGCCGCCGCGACTGACGTCTCGCTCGCGACGGCCCGCGAGTTGCTGGTCGACCTGGTCTCGACGCCCTCGGTTTCGGGCGCGGAGGACGCGGCCGCCGAGCACCTGGCCGACTTCTTCGAGGCCCACGACCGCGAGGTGTGGCGCGACGAGGTCGGCAACGTTCGCGCGCCGGCTGACGACGCCGTGCTCTTCACGTCGCACGTCGACACCGTCCCGGGCGACGTTCCCGTCCGCCTCACCGCGGACGACGTGGCTGAAGACGACGCGGTGGCCGGGAACGATGCGGTGGCCACGGCCGACGAGGAACTCGACCTCGACGATGCGGCGACCGTCGCGGACGCGGTCCTCTGGGGGCGCGGAAGCGTCGACGCGACTGGGCCCCTGTGTGCGATGGCCGTCGCGGCCGTCAGGACGGGCTGTTCGTTCGTGGGCGTCGTCGGCGAGGAGACCGACTCGCGCGGCGCCCACCACCTCGTCGCCGAGCGCGACGTCCCCGGCGCGCTGATAAACGGCGAACCCTCCGGCGCGAACGGCATCACGCTCGGCTACCGCGGGCTGGTCGCTGGCACGTACACCGTCTCGACGGCCTCGGGCCACAGTTCCCGTCCGGAGCCGAACGCGATCGAGGACGCGACGACCTGGTGGGCGGCCGTCGAATCGGCCTGTGACGACCTCGCCTCGACCGGCGACGAGACTGACGGCGGGCGCTCGGCAGGCGACGGATCGAACGGTGACGATGCCGGCTCCGTCTTCGAGTCGCTGACGACGAAGCCGACCGCCATCGAGGGCGGTCCCACCGAGGACGGGCTCGCCGTCGAGGCACGCGTCGACTTTCAGATCCGCGTGCCGCCGGCAACGACGATCGATGCGGTCAGGTCGACCGTCTCGTCGGTCACCGACGATTTCGACGGCTCGCTCGAGTGGACCGACGGCATCTCGCCTGTCATGGCGAGCCCGCGCACGCCGGTCGCCCGCGCGCTTCGCGTGGCGATCCGCGAGACGGGCGCCGACCCGCGGCTCCTCCGCAAGACCGGGACGAGCGACATGAACGTCTACGCCGCGGCGTGGGACTGCCCGATGGCGACGTACGGGCCCGGTGACTCCACACTCGATCACGCCCCCGACGAGCGCCTCTCGCTGTCGGCTTACGACCGCGCGATCGCCGTTCTCGACGCCGTTGGCGAGCGTCTTCGAGGACCAGCGTCCAACGCAGCCGCTGACGGTGACACCGATTCGTCGACCGAAGCGGACGACGCGAACACCGAGGCGACCACGCAGCACCCCACTACCGACGCGGCCTCCGCTGCGAATCCCTCCATCCCCGAGACAGACTCACAGACTCCGGATATCGACTCCACCACCTACGATACCGATTCCACTCCCCCAGATACCGATCCCCAATGAGCTACCAGCCGAACACTGACACGACCGACGCGACCGAGAATCCGACCGGCCCGACCACCAGCGACCCGATCCACGTCACTGACGTCGACGACCTCTCGCGAGACGACCTCGCGGCCGTCCTCGACCTGGCCGCGGAGTACAAGACCGCACAGCAACGGGGCTGGACGCACGCCGATCTCTCGGGCCAGACGCTCGGCATGCTGTTCGAGAAGCCGAGTACGCGAACCCGCGTCTCGTTCGAGACGGGGATGACCCAGCTCGGCGGACACGCCGTCTTCCTGGGCGAAGACGACATCCAGCTGGGAAACGGCGAGCCGATACGTGACACCGCACGTGCGCTCTCTCGATACGTCGACGTGATCATGGCGCGCCTGTTCGACCACGCGGATCTCGAGGAACTCGCCCGGTACTCGGACGTATCGGTGATCAACGGGCTCACAGACGATGCACACCCATGTCAGACGCTGGCCGATCTCCTCACCATTCGGGAGGCCGTCGGTCCGTTCGAGGACGTCTCCGTGACCTGGGTCGGGGACGGGAACAACGTCGCCCAGTCGTTCGCTCTCGGTTGTGCGCTCGCCGGGATCGACTGCACGATCGCGACACCCGCGGGCTACGGCGTCGACCACGCGGTCGTCGATCGGGCCGACGAGATCGGAACGCCACCGACGGTAACGACCGATCCCGAGGCGGCGGTCGAGGACGCGGACGTCGTCTACACCGACGTCTGGGTGAGCATGGGTCAGGAAGCCCAGCGCGAGGAGCGCCTGGGGGCGTTCGAGCCCTATCAGGTGAACGACGAGCTACTCGCGGCGGCCCCCGACGACGCGTCGGTGATGCACTGTTTGCCGGCCCACCGCGGCGAGGAGATCACGGACGAGGTCCTCGAGAGCGACCGGGCGCTCGTCTGGCACCAGGCGGAGAATCGCCTTCACGCCCAGAAGGGGCTGCTCGGCTGGCTTCAGCCGTGATGGGTTCGCCTCGTCGATCCGACAGGGATTGCGACCAGCCGGCTTCCGGTATCGCGGGCGGAGGTGTATTACCGTCAGTCATCCGTACCGGCGCTGAAAAATCCGCATAGGTTATATATCTGGCGGCCGTTTGGCCACAACGTATATGCAACTCCGATTGATCGTCGCGACACTCCTGCTGATCGGTGGCCCAGCACTGTTGCTGGCGTTGTTCGCAGTCTGAACACCAGCTCGGTTGCCACGCCGGTACACCGGCTGGTCTCGTGAGTCCGTTTCGCGCGTCGATCGACTCGCTCCGCTGAAACCCGTCGACACAGTTTCACACCGTTCCGAGGGGTCCGTGGCGGTGTGCGTCGGTGGCCGGGTCGAGCGCTGCCAGCATCGGCCGACTTTTGGTTCGGGGGTGCGTCGAATCGGTCGATGGATCTCTCGCTGACTGCCGACCCGCCGTCGCCGCCGACGGCCGCCCGCGAGGGCGTCTGGCTCACCTGTATCGAGTGCGGAGCGGCGTTCCCGCCGTTCGACGACGTCCGCTACACCTGCGACGACTGTGGCGGCCTCCTCGAGGTGGGTTACGCCAACCCACCGTCACTCGCGGACGCCGCCGGGACGGGCGTCTGGCGCTACGCTGGCGCCCTCCCACTCGACGGTGGTGTGACGATTCAGGAGGGAGGGACGCCGCTGTACCGCGTCCCTGACCTGGCGGAGGACGTCGGTGTGGAGACCCTGCGGATCAAACACGAGGGAATGAACCCGACCGGATCGTTCAAGGATCGCGGGATGACCGTCGGCGTCGCGGTCGCGCGCGAACTCGGCGTCGAGCGCCTGGCCTGTGCCTCGACGGGTAACACGAGCGCCGCCCTCGCCGCGTACGGCTCGCGGGCGGGCATGGAGACGCTCGTCCTGCTCCCGGCCGGCAAGGTCGCGGCGGGGAAGGTCGCCCAGGCGAGCCTCCACGGCGCGCGCATCCTCGAGGTCGACGGCAACTTCGACGCCTGTCTCGACCTCGTCCAGGCGCTGGCCGACCGCGGCGAGGCCTATCTACTCAACTCGCTCAACCCGTTCCGCTTAGAGGGCCAGAAGACGATCGGCCTGGAGATCGTCGAACGGTTCCGCGCCGACCACGGGACCGTTCCCGACCGAATCGTCCTGCCCGTCGGCAACGCCGGCAACACGGCCGCGCTGTACAAGGCCGTCCGCGAACTCGTCTGGGCGGGCGACCTCGCGGTCGACGACGTGCCGAAACTCACCGGCGTGCAGGCCGAGGGTGCCGCGCCGATGGTCGAGGCGATCGAGGCCGGAGCCGACGCGGTCCGCCGGTGGGACGAGGTCGAGACGCGCGCCACGGCGATTCGGATCGGCAACCCGGTCAACGCGCCGAAAGCGCTGCCCGGCATCCGCGAGACGGGCGGGACCGCCGTCGCCGTCTCGGATACTGAGATCACCGACGCCCAGCGCGACCTCGCCGAGTCAGGCATCGGCGTCGAACCCGCCTCGGCCGCTTCGCTCGCCGGCCTGCGGAAACTGCGCGCCGACGGCGTCGTCGGGAGCGACGAGGAGGTCGTCTGTCTCACCACCGGCCACCTCCTCAAGGATCCTGACGCCGCGGCCGCGGCGGGAACGGATCCGGAACCGGTCCCGGTCGACCTCGACGGCGTGCTCGATCACCTGCTGACGTAACTAGTGGTCGTCGCTCCTGGCGCACCGATTGTCCTTCGTCTGCTGGCATACCTATCGCTCTCCTGGCTGACCCTCGTTGTGAGCGCACCTGAAAAAAAAAAAAAACCGTAGCGATCGACGTATTACGGCTCGATCTTGCCTTCGTTGATCTTCTCGGCCGTCTTGTAGGCGTCGTAGATGCCGTAGATCCAGGTGAGCGGGAAGGTGATCAGGCCGATCAGGACGAACATCAAGAGGACGTTGACCATCTGCAGGACGATGAAGCCGATTCCCTTTCCGATCTGTCCGTTGTACACCTGTCCCAGACCTGTCCAGAGGAACGATGCCGCCGCGGCCAGTCCAGGATTCTTTTCGACGGTGGTCGCACGTTTCTGGCGAACCCCACAGTCTGGACAGATTTCAGCATCTTCCTTGATCACGTTGCCACAGCTCGAACAGAACACTTCGTCGGGGCCTTTCGTCGGTGACGACCCGGTGGAACCGTCGTCACTGCCGTCCGAACCCGTTTCGGGTGTATCCGAACTGACTTCTTCTTCTGAAGACATAACTGGATTATTTCAGGTGTGTTGCTTAACTCTTGTGGCACCCGACGGCGGCGCCGTTCGAATTCACGACAGTGGCGGGTACAAGACATCTCCGGCGGAGATATGTGGGTGTGGTGAGACGGGAACGCGTTACGTTCCACCGTTCAGAACCACTCACGATTCTGTTATTCCGCGGTAGCTTTCCGTCTGCGATACTCGCGAGCGTGTGCTATCGCGACGGTCTCCACGAACCTGACGTCCCCGTGTCGGAGCGGACACCCCTGGCGGTGTGACTCGTCGGCTCGGTTGCGAACGGATCGGGGCCGGTCGATATTTCGTCCCGATCCCCGTCGCTGCATGAGCCCCGCTGGCCCACTGGGGAATTCGCGGAGCCGTCCCTCCTACAGGCTGGGGGCTGTTACCCCACCTC comes from the Halovivax cerinus genome and includes:
- the argC gene encoding N-acetyl-gamma-glutamyl-phosphate reductase, whose product is MTGGASAAAATDADDAAAETVTASVVGASGFAGGELLRLLAGHPHFDIQQATSRQNAGKSVGSTHPPLRGTELRYTEPTDLESVDVLFAATPHGVSMGRIDEFFEVADTVVDLSADFRLDTAAQYDAWYDGHDAPAYLAKAEYALPELNRANLPGADLIASGGCNATATILGLYPLFEHGIFGGETGATDGGVADEVGGDERIVVDVKVGSSEGGAGGGAASSHAERSGVVRPYAPTGHRHEAEIEQFLGTPVAFTCHAVDMVRGASATSHVFPDGPVSKGDLWSAYRESYEDEPFVRLAAGGSGVYRYPEPKAVAGTNVAEVGFELDPSNERVVVFSAIDNVMKGSAGQAVHAANIALGFAETAGLDFAGLHPVGSP
- a CDS encoding acetylglutamate/acetylaminoadipate kinase, whose product is MTADETPTTADEATPVVIKIGGASAVDPAGALADVAHLSANGRPVAVVHGGSTAVDETLEALGEEPTYVETPGGVVGRFTDETAMEAFTMAMAGTVNTDLVESLQNEGVDAVGLSGLDGKLLAGKRKSAVRVLEDGKKKIKRGDHSGTIESVNADLLKTLLAGGYVPVVGGPILGAESDGDYTAVNADADRAAAAVAGALGADLVVLTDVAGVYADPEDASTLIESATTEAAFEAIEDAAAGFMTKKVMAAKEALESGASSIVVADANANDPVLTALDGAGTTITPGAIGNTTATDGLEASVTDDAEGLETVVTDDADDERGVSES
- a CDS encoding aspartate aminotransferase family protein, which produces MSGFVYSQKPITIDSGDGVTLTSDDGTEYLDFGASYACTPVGHCHPNVVGAIQEQASELLFVQGSYPVETRSTLTAQLAALAPGDIENVWLCNSGTEANEAALKFARSATDGTKIVAARDAFHGRTAASLSATWKPKYKAPYEPLLEDHVEFVPYGDATALEAAVDDETAAVILEPVQGEGGVNPAPAGYLRAAREVTAETGSALIFDEIQTGLGRTGSFWACENDTLVDSPVVPDILTSAKGIASGLPIGATLCADWVAEGAASHGSTFSGNPLVAAAATATLDVIVDEDLAANAAAVGETLVDELETADLPIDEVRGLGLMCGLEVGRGANRVLRDLALEHEILALPAGRTVVRLLPPLTIDESQAHAVVDALEDELAGTAD
- the argF gene encoding ornithine carbamoyltransferase, which translates into the protein MSYQPNTDTTDATENPTGPTTSDPIHVTDVDDLSRDDLAAVLDLAAEYKTAQQRGWTHADLSGQTLGMLFEKPSTRTRVSFETGMTQLGGHAVFLGEDDIQLGNGEPIRDTARALSRYVDVIMARLFDHADLEELARYSDVSVINGLTDDAHPCQTLADLLTIREAVGPFEDVSVTWVGDGNNVAQSFALGCALAGIDCTIATPAGYGVDHAVVDRADEIGTPPTVTTDPEAAVEDADVVYTDVWVSMGQEAQREERLGAFEPYQVNDELLAAAPDDASVMHCLPAHRGEEITDEVLESDRALVWHQAENRLHAQKGLLGWLQP
- the thrC gene encoding threonine synthase, whose protein sequence is MDLSLTADPPSPPTAAREGVWLTCIECGAAFPPFDDVRYTCDDCGGLLEVGYANPPSLADAAGTGVWRYAGALPLDGGVTIQEGGTPLYRVPDLAEDVGVETLRIKHEGMNPTGSFKDRGMTVGVAVARELGVERLACASTGNTSAALAAYGSRAGMETLVLLPAGKVAAGKVAQASLHGARILEVDGNFDACLDLVQALADRGEAYLLNSLNPFRLEGQKTIGLEIVERFRADHGTVPDRIVLPVGNAGNTAALYKAVRELVWAGDLAVDDVPKLTGVQAEGAAPMVEAIEAGADAVRRWDEVETRATAIRIGNPVNAPKALPGIRETGGTAVAVSDTEITDAQRDLAESGIGVEPASAASLAGLRKLRADGVVGSDEEVVCLTTGHLLKDPDAAAAAGTDPEPVPVDLDGVLDHLLT
- a CDS encoding TM2 domain-containing protein; amino-acid sequence: MSSEEEVSSDTPETGSDGSDDGSTGSSPTKGPDEVFCSSCGNVIKEDAEICPDCGVRQKRATTVEKNPGLAAAASFLWTGLGQVYNGQIGKGIGFIVLQMVNVLLMFVLIGLITFPLTWIYGIYDAYKTAEKINEGKIEP